Proteins encoded together in one Microcebus murinus isolate Inina chromosome 16, M.murinus_Inina_mat1.0, whole genome shotgun sequence window:
- the LGI4 gene encoding leucine-rich repeat LGI family member 4, whose product MGGAGVLLLLLAGVGLGVAWRPPKGKCPPRCSCSKDSALCEGSPDLPASFPPTLLSLSLVRTGVTQLKAGSFLRTPSLHLLLFTSNAFSVIEDDAFAGLSHLQYLFIEDNQIGSISKNALRGLRSLTHLSLANNRLEALPRFLFRGLETLTHVDLRGNPFQCDCRLLWLLQWMPAANASVGTGACAGPAALARTQLRHLDPTTFKCRAIELSWFQTVAEPALGVETFSYQGEPHVVLAQPFAGRCLVLSWDYGLQRFRPAEELSAPSVVSCKPLVLGPRLFVLAARLWGGSQLWARPGPGLRLAPTQALAPRRLLRPNDAELLWLDGQPCFVVADASKAGSTTLLCLEGPGFYPRQSLHAWRRDTDAEALELDGRPHLLLASASQRPVLFHWAGGRFERRTDIPEAEDVYATRHFRAGGDVFLCLTRYIGDSMVMRWDGSMFRLLQRLPSRGTHVFQPLLVARDQLAVLGSDFAFSQVFRLEPDTGLLEPLQELGPPALVAPRAFAHLAVAGRRFLLAACFKGPAQIYQHRETDLSA is encoded by the exons ATGGGAGGGGCGGGcgtcctgctgctgctgctggccggggtggggctgggggtggcctgGAGACCCCCGAAAGGGAAGTGTCCGCCGCGCTGCTCCTGCTCCAAAGACAGCGCCCTGTGCGAGGGCTCCCCGGACCTGCCCGCGAGCTTCCCCCCGACCCTGCTGTCCCT CTCCCTCGTGAGGACCGGAGTCACCCAGCTGAAGGCCGGCAGCTTCCTGCGGACGCCGTCACTGCACCTGCT ACTCTTCACGTCCAACGCCTTCTCCGTGATTGAGGACGACGCGTTTGCCGGCCTGTCCCACCTGCAGTACCT CTTCATCGAGGACAACCAGATCGGCTCCATCTCCAAGAACGCGCTCCGGGGACTCCGCTCGCTCACTCACCT AAGCCTGGCCAACAACCGCCTGGAGGCCCTGCCCAGGTTCCTGTTCCGAGGCCTGGAGACCCTAACGCACGT GGACCTGCGCGGGAACCCGTTCCAGTGTGACTGCCGCCTGCTCTGGCTGCTGCAGTGGATGCCCGCCGCCAACGCCAGCGTGGGGACGGGGGCCTGCGCGGGCCCCGCCGCCCTGGCCCGCACGCAGCTCCGCCACCTGGACCCCACGACCTTCAAGTGCAGAGCCATAG AGCTGTCCTGGTTCCAGACGGTCGCGGAGCCGGCGCTGGGGGTGGAAACCTTCTCCTACCAGGGCGAGCCCCACGTGGTCCTGGCACAGCCCTTCGCCGGCCGCTGCCTGGTTCTGTCCTGGGACTACGGCCTGCAGCGCTTCCGGCCTGCAGAGGAGCTGTCCG cgcCGTCGGTGGTGTCCTGCAAGCCGCTGGTGCTGGGCCCCCGGCTCTTCGTGCTGGCCGCCCGCCTGTGGGGCGGCTCCCAGCTGTGGGCGCGGCCCGGCCCCGgcctgcgcctggcccccacgcAGGCCCTGGCGCCCCGGCGGCTGCTGCGGCCCAACGACGCCGAGCTCCTGTGGCTGGACGGGCAGCCCTGCTTCGTGGTGGCCGACGCCTCCAAGGCGGGCAGCACCACGCTGCTGTGCCTCGAGGGGCCCGGCTTCTACCCGCGCCAGAGCCTGCACGCCTGGCGCCGCGACACGGACGCCGAGGCCCTGGAGCTGGACGGCCGGCCCCACCTgctgctggcctcggcctcccagcggcCCGTGCTCTTCCACTGGGCCGGCGGCCGCTTCGAGAGGCGCACGGACATCCCCGAGGCCGAGGACGTGTACGCCACGCGCCACTTCCGGGCCGGCGGGGACGTGTTCCTGTGCCTGACCCGCTACATCGGGGACTCCATG GTCATGCGCTGGGACGGCTCCATGTTCCGCCTGCTGCAGCGGCTGCCCTCCCGCGGCACGCACGTCTTCCAGCCCCTGCTGGTCGCCAGGGACCAGCTGGCCGTCCTGGGCAGCGACTTCGCCTTCAGCCAGGTGTTCCGCCTGGAGCCGGACACGGGGCTGCTGGAGCCGCTGCAGGAGCTGGGGCCGCCGGCCCTGGTGGCCCCCCGCGCCTTCGCCCACCTCGCCGTGGCCGGCAGGCGCTTCCTGCTCGCCGCCTGCTTCAAGGGCCCCGCGCAGATCTACCAGCACCGGGAGACCGACCTCAGTGCCTGA
- the FXYD7 gene encoding FXYD domain-containing ion transport regulator 7 isoform X2 has protein sequence MATPTETPTTAPEEPDPFYYDYNTVQTVGMTLATILFLLGILIIISKKVKCRKADSSPTCKSCKSELPSSAPGGGGV, from the exons ATGGCGACCCCCACCGAGACCCCCACGACGG CTCCTGAGGAACCTGACCCATTTTACTATG ACTACAACACGGTGCAGACTGTGGGCATGACCCTGGCTACCATATTGTTCCTGCTTGGCATCCTCATCATCATCA gCAAGAAGGTCAAGTGCAGGAAGGCGGACTCCAG CCCAACCTGCAAGTCCTGTAAGTCGGAGCTCCCCTCCTCAG cccctggcggcGGCGGCGTGTAA
- the FXYD7 gene encoding FXYD domain-containing ion transport regulator 7 isoform X1 codes for MATPTETPTTAPEEPDPFYYDYNTVQTVGMTLATILFLLGILIIISKKVKCRKADSRSESPTCKSCKSELPSSAPGGGGV; via the exons ATGGCGACCCCCACCGAGACCCCCACGACGG CTCCTGAGGAACCTGACCCATTTTACTATG ACTACAACACGGTGCAGACTGTGGGCATGACCCTGGCTACCATATTGTTCCTGCTTGGCATCCTCATCATCATCA gCAAGAAGGTCAAGTGCAGGAAGGCGGACTCCAGGTCTGAGAG CCCAACCTGCAAGTCCTGTAAGTCGGAGCTCCCCTCCTCAG cccctggcggcGGCGGCGTGTAA
- the FXYD3 gene encoding FXYD domain-containing ion transport regulator 3, protein MQEAALSLFFLLAGLPALHANDPEDKDSPFYYDWHSLQVGGLICAAVLCAVGIIVLMSGKCKCKFRQKPSHHSGDAPPLITPGSAHNC, encoded by the exons ATGCAGGAGGCCGCCCTGAGCCTGTTCTTCCTCCTGGCAG GCCTGCCCGCCCTGCACGCCAACGACCCGGAAG ATAAAGACAGTCCTTTCTACTACG ACTGGCACAGCCTCCAGGTCGGCGGGCTCATCTGCGCGGCGGTTCTGTGCGCCGTGGGCATCATCGTCCTCATGA GTGGGAAATGCAAGTGCAAGTTCAGGCAGAAGCCCAG CCACCATTCGGGGGACGCTCCGCCACTCATCACTCCAG GCTCGGCCCATAACTGCTGA
- the FXYD1 gene encoding phospholemman, giving the protein MVSLSHILVLCVGLLATANAEAPKEHDPFTYDYQSLRIGGLIIAGILFVLGILIVLSKRCRCKFNQQQRTGEPDEEEGTFRSSIRRLSSRRR; this is encoded by the exons ATGGTGTCTCTCAGCCACATCTTGGTCCTCTGTGTGGGTCTCCTCGCCACGGCCAATGCAG AGGCCCCAAAGGAACACGACCCGTTCACCTACG ACTACCAATCCCTGCGGATCGGAGGCCTCATCATCGCCGGGATCCTCTTCGTGCTGGGCATCCTCATCGTGCTCA gcaaGAGATGCCGGTGCAAATTCAACCAGCAGCAGAG gACCGGGGAACCTGATGAAGAGGAGGGAACTTTCCGCAGCTCCATCCGCC GTCTGTCCAGCCGCAGGCGGTAG